The DNA segment ATGACTATAAAATGGATGATTTTTATAACAAATAGATTTGTTTAAAATACTAGTTGCAATTTGCGAACTTTCACATCTTGCAGTCAATGTTTCAATTAAGTTCGGCggtttagtataaatatattaaagtcGGTTTACAATTTCTCCTAATTCCTATCAAGCTACTATTATGGTCCTAATCAAAAGACAAACTGAACCATTTTCAAGGATGAGCAAGGtgctggggaaaaaaaaagggatgaaTGGGGCAGCTGCAGGAGGAGCAACTATGTGCGTAGAGggtggtgtgtgtgtgtgtgtgagagagagagagagagagagagagagagagcacgaaTTTAATCATAggctcatttaaaaaaaaaaaaaaaaaacataacacaGGTAAACACAATGAATAAAAGCTAACCTCAACTTATGTGGATCAATGTACAATTGTATGCCCGACAAAAATAGAACATAATACTGTTTGATGGAGTATCTGCCATTCATTAACAATTGCACTCCCACTCCATAAGTACTCCACTCTCTAGAAGATTCCCAAAGATCACCAAGACAAAAAGATGGGGGTCCATCAGCTTCACAAGTTTCTCCATCTCCTCAGTCTTGCCTGTGGACTCGAGAGATGCAAGTTGCTGAGATACTACAGGAAATCTTTTTTACTTAAAACCATTAAGAATCTtagattttcaattattttgcaacataagaaacaaaaaaccGCAACTAAAAGAAACAATTAAACTCGTTGGCTTAGTTCTGAAAATTTAATCCGGAAACCAAACAACAGATGATATAAACCTAAAATGGTATCTAATCGAAGAATTAAAACCAATATACTACTGTTCAATCACTTAATATAAGtagtaaaatgaaaatagatCTACATCCAACCCTATGATTGTTCATTAGCTGAAGACCCCCCTCTCCCCATGTCCCACATATCActcaaaaaaatatgtaatttgaCAGAGGAAAAAAAACTTTACTTTGTTTCTCTTTGGGTTTACTTCTCATCCCAAGTTATCGCACGTTTTACACTTTACAATCCACTGAAAAAACTGATAGGATCCTCAGCTCCCTACAGTTCATACGGTGAAAAATAGACAGAGTCACAGTCTTAACCGTTAGCTATTTGAGATCGACAGTAGTTGGAGATTGAAGTCAAATTTTAGCGGTTTAAGTTCAAGACATAAAACACAGAAGGTGTTAAAAATGTATTAAAGCCtccattttttttggggggggggagtACTGAGCAGGGACAATGGGAGTGATTGATTCCAAATGCCGATTCAAATTGCTCGTATCAGCGTTTCTATGGGGGAAGGACGAGCAGGAAGAGTTGTGTTTAGACAATGCCGATTCTTCCTTGTTGGTCCAGGTCTCCGGCTCTGACCTCACCGTCCTCTGCTGCCACAATTGCAACTGCCGGTGTATACAAACCAGTGGCGGGTAGTAGAAATAGTCCGAGCCATGGGTCCGGGTGAAGTTGAAGCCGCCCGAGCTGGACGTTAACATAAATCACACGAACTTGAGGGATCAAAAGGATAGTAATCAGAGACAGCTGCTTGTACTGGGTCTTGGGatgctttaaaaaaatgtccggaaagaaaacaaagacgGTATTTTGAGTGGGAGGGGTTTAGCGAGGAGACTGAGGAAGACAGAAACAGGAACTTGATATagtcttatttttatttggaaaagtatagttgcaagaacaattgtgcactaatctgtgcatcaatgtgatgtgattggtcaaaaagtagattttattgataacagtgttaatttaaattttaagtatgaataaatcagtgttggtacacagattagtgcgcaactgcacttgtatgtagcaaaattctttttattttaccaCCTAAGATTCGACATATTTatcataattaaataataaaaaattaattaataataataaatttatcatattttatataaaaaataaaaatatgataatataatgtatataatattttttaaaaatatattgttataaaatatatctttataaataGAATCATAAACATTAAGTTGTATGAAGAGTAAATATTAAATTACTGCAAGAACAAATCAATAACGAGGAGAAGTGattgattttttatataaataaaaagattttaaatattatttaatatttttttatgggaGAGGTTTGAATAATCATGAAACATGAGGTAGCTGTGGCGAACCGTCGTTGACACGGACATGTACCGTGAGTTCTTATGGGTGGGGTAGGCGTAGGAGTTTGTGAGATGGAGAGAGAGGCGAAGCTGCTGAGCCGCACGTTCGCTCGCGCTGCTGACTTAAACTCGCATCGCCACCTAACCACTATCCAACTAACAATTAACAAACCAAGTCTCCCTCCTGGTGGATTCCTGGAATCTTCGGGCCCATCGAAACTGAGACATCCTCTATTCCTCTTTAAGTTTCTCCATGCCCTAACTCGACCGGTGCCACTCGCATCCCCCATCTCGCTTGGCCATGCCACTCTGGTTCCCTGCGATTGGCCGCCTCTTTCGAGAGGATTGCGTCTTCGTGCCTCTTGCTCAAACCCCCGCGAATTCTCGGGACTCACGCACGAATACACGCGATGTCTGTTGATCCTCTTGTCCCTAATCCCAGGGATCTCCTCTGCAACGCCGGCGCCGGCGCCGCTGCTGGTTCGTATGATTTCTCCTCGTGCCTTTTGAAACACTTATTTTGGCTTGGTCAATATGTCTGAGAGTTTGGAGTTTTTACTTTTCCTTCCCTGTTATTATCACCATTAAAAtcttgatgttttctttttgtactGAAGTATTTGTTGGTGAAATTTTTGTGGCAGGGGTTATTGCTGCGACATTCGTCTGTCCTTTAGATGTGATAAAGACTAGGTTTCAGGTCCATGGGCTGCCTCAGCTCGGCAATGGAACTGCTAAAGGTGTGCCCCTTCACATAGAGACGAATTTGTTTCTCGTAACTGATAGAAACATAGGCTTTGAGGCTTCACTTGATTGACTTTTTTTGTGTATGAATTTAATTGAGCAACGTGGTAGTTGTATAAAATGGAGTTTAATCTGTGaggttcttttgttttctttcgtttggTGATTCAGGCAGTCTTATAGTTGGTAGTTTGGAACAAATATTTCGCAAGGAGGGGTTGCGAGGCATGTACCGTGGGCTCTCACCCACTGTGCTGGCGTTACTTCCTAACTGGGCAGTGAGTTTTCTTTAGCTTTGTTAAGTCCTTGTTTAGATACTATGTAGGTGTTATTATggaatttttgataaaataatttatccaTGGAGTGTGAAACTGTGTGATCTAATTCAATTTTCTGCATGACAACCTTGAATTTGGGAAGCATTGTACTCTGGTGCTTTTCACTCAGTACCGTATGGTACTACTGTTACCTGTTAGTTATGTTTGCCAACTGGTTCAAAACTGAACATAGGGCCTTAGCATTTCTATAGCATATGCAAATCATTGCATATAACTTGATTCTCACAACTTCGTtaaagttgcattttttttttcctttttttataagcaagCTAAACTCTATTCATGATCAAAATGTATTGCTTGAGTATACAGGGTGGGTGTATACATGAGAAACACCACTCCAGTAATTGAGAAAAAAGTTAAGAGGTCCTAATAACATGAAAAAGAACAActaaaatgagcacacttctaTTGATGATGGGCTTTATGGAAGAAATCCTTAAGGTCCAGCCTCGTCTTTTGCTTGTCCTTGAAGATCTGGTAATATCTTTCTCTTCATATACGCCGACACAAACAATCAAGGATCTTTTTTTACAATGCCTGGCTTAGTAGACACATAAACctccctttaaatttttttaccattttaaGTTCATACTAAAGGTAGTTGTAGGCTTAACAATCTCTTATAGTCCAATTTCTATGCAATGATGGAACTGATTGATGGGGAATCAATCAGGGAATCGAttgatcatcttcttctacATTGTGGGGGTGGCTAGGGAGTTATGGGTTGGCATTCTTCGTAGAGCTgggctgagttgggttatgcctaagagGGTGGTGGATGTTTTAGCATGCCGGAACAGGCATCACAATAGCTCTCAACTGGACGTGGCACGGAGGATGATAcctttgtgcttaatgtggtgtttatgggcGGAAATGAATGACAGGTGCTTTAACAACAAGGAGAGAGGGGGATATCTggaatttctctctctttcagtggttttctgctattatACGAAAGGGAGgggaatgttcatgagtttttgttttcttttcagctttctagaatgtaattaggtgtctcattttgtatacatcctgtgtacatgggcttcacCTAGTTTCATTTGTTTCAATAAAGTttcttacttttcaaaaaaataaaaaaaaaatgatggaacCGAATTAGACAATGGATAGAaaattatttgtgcattttGAAAAAAGGGGATGACCCATACATGGGCAACTTGTTTTAGTTTTGGGTTTGATAATCTCTTTTGTTGTTTATAGATTATTCAATCAGTCATGTTTGCTACCTGCTTCCTTACTCAGAGAATTATACTGGTTCATTTAACTGTAATTTTTTGCATGACCCAATATTACCTTTTGCAGGTTTATTTTACACTATATGGGCAGCTGAAAAGCTTTCTTTCATCTGAAGGTTAATTTGTGGCATATTTCTTCTTTACAAACTCATGCTCAAATTTCTCCCCTGGGAGCATATATTAGTTTAGTCCTTCAATTTATTACTGTGTTGTAGCTTCATATTAAGTGTTCACTAATATTTCAGCTATGTTTCATTGTAGATGAGAATCATCATCTTTCAATTGGTGCAAATATGTTGGCTGCTTCTGTCGCTGGAGCTGCAACAACCATTGCTATAAATCCTCTTTGGGTTGTGAAGACAAGATTTCAAGTGTGTCTCTCAAGTACCACATTCCCTTGCTCaatatgaatttaattaatatctttatCTGTGATGAAAAAGACAAAAGGATTGGGGATAAAGCAGTTGAACTAATGATAAGGTTTCATATGATCACCTCTAATTTTGTGCTGCTACTAGTTTTACCGTATGGAAGTTAATGTTTCCCCATTAGCATCTTTCAAATTGTTAGTGATTTGAGTAGCTGGAAATTTACTATTATCTTGCAATGCCACTGTGCCCTACCACAGTTTTTGCTCCGTATCAAAGAGAAGGAATAATGAACTTTATTTTGTTAGATCATTCTTTGACTTCTTGTACATGTTGGTTGGGAGTATTTATTTTCCTACCTGAATACAAATTGTGGAAGATAACCAACCGCTATGACCCATACTAGAAAAATGAGGAGGAAGAAATGAAGGTGATGGTGTAAGTATGGAAGAATTTTTGCTTCATGGAAGGACCTAAACTGTACCACCAAAGCTTAATAATACTAGCATTCAAGGCACAGCTGTTTTTGGCATAAAAATATCACTACTATGATGCCAATAATTTCGTGTCATGACTGGTTATCTGTTGAAGCCATTACTTTTCACTTAatggaaaatataattttttgcatAATTACACATCCTAATTTCCATTTCTTCATCATCATTGTCACAGTCTTTCCCGTTTATACTAATAAAAAACTTGTCCTTTCATATTTGCAGTTCTTTATGATTCTTCTGTGTTCTCATTTTTAGTGCACTCtgcttcttaaaaaaaaataaataaataaataaaaaaaatcattttgtcCCATTTTCTCTGCAGACCCAAGGAATGAGATCAGGCGTGGTACTGTATAGGAGTACGCTGTCTGCTTTAAGGAGAATAGCTCATGAGGAAGGCATTCGTGGTTTGTATAGGTTTGTAGCTCAAATCATTAATGTACAAAATTACTCATTGCTTTTTATGCTGAAAAGGATTTAAATGGTGCTTGTTGTGTTGTTTTTAACAGTGGTCTTATCCCTGCTTTGGCCGGTATTAGTCACGTTGCAATACAATTCCCTGCATAcgagaaaataaaa comes from the Carya illinoinensis cultivar Pawnee chromosome 8, C.illinoinensisPawnee_v1, whole genome shotgun sequence genome and includes:
- the LOC122319216 gene encoding nicotinamide adenine dinucleotide transporter 1, chloroplastic-like, which codes for MSVDPLVPNPRDLLCNAGAGAAAGVIAATFVCPLDVIKTRFQVHGLPQLGNGTAKGSLIVGSLEQIFRKEGLRGMYRGLSPTVLALLPNWAVYFTLYGQLKSFLSSEDENHHLSIGANMLAASVAGAATTIAINPLWVVKTRFQTQGMRSGVVLYRSTLSALRRIAHEEGIRGLYSGLIPALAGISHVAIQFPAYEKIKSYLANRANTTMDKPSAPDVVVASSVSKIFASTLTYPHEVVRARLQEQGHHSEKRYSGVTDCIKKVFQQEGLPGFYRGCATNLLRTTPAAVITFTSFEMIHRFLVTLFPPDPQPPRF